A stretch of Arthrobacter sp. NEB 688 DNA encodes these proteins:
- a CDS encoding lipid II flippase MurJ, producing MSTTNAPAPSVGRSGAVMAAGTLASRVAGMLRALLLTSVIGGTGLAAEAFTVANTLPNSLYLLLAGGTLNAVLVPQIIRARTRPDAGEDFVNRLITAAIALFVVATVVLTVASPLLVRLYFRTSDAQALQLGTVFAFVCVPQILFYGLYTIFGQVLNANGRFAAFTWAPLVANVVAIGGLGWFVLAGLPVRAEPGAWTPEMIAILAGTSTLSIVLQAAALVPPLRRMGFRYRPRWGFKGHGFEGVSDVAKWSFASIVVVQVGFWVTTQVLTDAADKGKELGLPAAGIAAFSPAQLLMMLPHGIVTVSLVTALYTQLSEAASRGDHETVMRHHEQGLRMPAPLLLPVVALVLATVPVVTATLFFRNPLSDTQAIAAVLVGLFGGILPLGWVYLNDRVFYAQQQTFWSFRTQCVVTGISMAIAWFASTLPPQRTATVLAFGQTTAYVVGAVVGWLVLRRQHGRVGLRGAARVYVRVGVPAVVTAALLGVAIHLLFPDFGIERGLHTFLLGALVLGVAGVVELAVTWGVAHALGVEEVGRLLDPVARRLRGLRRR from the coding sequence GTGAGCACGACGAACGCGCCGGCCCCCAGCGTGGGCCGCTCGGGTGCCGTCATGGCCGCGGGGACCCTCGCGAGCCGCGTGGCGGGGATGCTCCGCGCCCTCCTGCTCACCTCGGTCATCGGCGGCACGGGCCTGGCGGCCGAGGCGTTCACGGTCGCGAACACGCTGCCGAACAGCCTTTACCTGCTGCTGGCCGGCGGGACGCTCAACGCGGTCCTCGTGCCGCAGATCATCCGCGCGCGCACCCGGCCGGACGCCGGCGAGGACTTCGTCAACCGGCTCATCACCGCCGCCATCGCCCTGTTCGTCGTCGCGACCGTCGTCCTCACGGTGGCCTCGCCGCTCCTCGTTCGCCTGTACTTCCGCACGAGCGACGCGCAGGCCCTCCAGCTCGGCACGGTCTTCGCGTTCGTCTGCGTCCCGCAGATCCTCTTCTACGGGCTCTACACGATCTTCGGCCAGGTGCTCAACGCCAACGGCCGCTTCGCCGCCTTCACCTGGGCGCCGCTCGTGGCCAACGTCGTCGCCATCGGCGGGCTCGGCTGGTTCGTGCTCGCCGGCCTGCCGGTGCGCGCCGAGCCGGGCGCCTGGACCCCGGAGATGATCGCCATCCTCGCGGGGACCTCGACGCTGTCGATCGTCCTGCAGGCCGCGGCCCTCGTGCCGCCGCTGCGCCGGATGGGCTTCCGCTACCGCCCGCGCTGGGGCTTCAAGGGCCACGGCTTCGAGGGCGTCTCGGACGTCGCCAAGTGGAGCTTCGCCTCGATCGTCGTCGTCCAGGTCGGCTTCTGGGTCACGACGCAGGTCCTCACCGACGCCGCCGACAAGGGCAAGGAGCTCGGCCTGCCGGCCGCCGGCATCGCCGCCTTCAGTCCCGCGCAGCTGCTCATGATGCTGCCGCACGGCATCGTCACCGTCTCGCTCGTCACGGCCCTCTACACGCAGCTGTCCGAGGCGGCCAGCCGCGGCGACCACGAGACGGTCATGCGCCACCACGAGCAGGGCCTGCGGATGCCCGCGCCGCTGCTGCTGCCCGTCGTCGCGCTCGTCCTCGCGACGGTGCCGGTCGTCACGGCCACCCTGTTCTTCCGCAACCCGCTGTCCGACACGCAGGCCATCGCGGCGGTGCTCGTCGGCCTCTTCGGCGGGATCCTGCCGCTCGGCTGGGTCTACCTCAACGACCGCGTCTTCTACGCGCAGCAGCAGACCTTCTGGTCCTTCCGGACGCAGTGCGTCGTCACCGGCATCTCGATGGCCATCGCCTGGTTCGCCTCGACCCTGCCCCCGCAGCGCACCGCGACCGTCCTCGCCTTCGGGCAGACCACCGCCTACGTCGTCGGCGCCGTCGTCGGCTGGCTCGTGCTGCGCCGCCAGCACGGGCGGGTCGGCCTGCGCGGCGCCGCGCGCGTGTACGTCCGCGTCGGCGTGCCCGCGGTCGTCACCGCCGCCCTGCTCGGGGTGGCCATCCACCTGCTCTTCCCCGACTTCGGCATCGAGCGCGGGCTGCACACCTTCCTCCTCGGGGCGCTGGTCCTCGGTGTCGCCGGTGTCGTCGAGCTCGCCGTCACGTGGGGCGTCGCGCACGCCCTCGGCGTCGAGGAGGTCGGGCGCCTGCTCGACCCGGTCGCCCGGCGGCTGCGGGGTCTGCGTCGACGCTGA
- a CDS encoding FHA domain-containing protein, producing the protein MTDVRTSVPDGFLEVRGQKVVAVVEVADRHRDALENAASEGMLQLLDLLCSRGLLVMPAFALATTHGDGVRVLLRGAATATLPDGTVVGADERAPWREVVLEVAAADVVLSATLPEPEVARGWRRPARLRAGAAAAAAVVPEPVVEPEALVTLEPEGAGVHESSNVSIDARAEPEPADLEPQSPAASVQESSNVSIGAHAVPEPEPEPEPEPEPEPEPEPEPVVPPADLTLPPPEDSAGQAPVERVPASPPPDRTIIDSVPWRRTGGAPAEAADVAAAPPVPSPVAPPPVAAPPPPPVEHTVAPEPEPEPVPAPVATPVPDAAPEVTTARAALPRHDDDLDRPVVLAVLCPAGHHSPPHAGRCRTCQREIPPQQPTPIPRPTLGVLRISTGGSVPLDRGVLLGRAPRVNEELPAAQRPHLVRVGSVDRDISRNHAEVVLEGWHVLVRDLGSTNGTTVALPGEEPVRLRPTEDQGIEPGAVITLADEVSLTYEVEG; encoded by the coding sequence GTGACCGACGTGCGAACCTCGGTGCCGGACGGCTTCCTCGAGGTCCGGGGGCAAAAGGTCGTCGCCGTCGTCGAGGTGGCCGACCGCCACCGCGACGCCCTCGAGAACGCGGCGTCCGAGGGGATGCTCCAGCTGCTCGACCTGCTCTGCTCGCGCGGGCTGCTCGTCATGCCCGCCTTCGCGCTGGCCACCACGCACGGCGACGGCGTCCGGGTGCTGCTGCGCGGTGCGGCCACCGCGACGCTGCCGGACGGCACGGTCGTCGGGGCCGACGAGCGGGCGCCGTGGCGTGAGGTCGTGCTCGAGGTCGCCGCGGCCGACGTCGTGCTCTCGGCAACCCTCCCCGAGCCCGAGGTGGCGCGCGGATGGCGCCGCCCCGCCCGGCTGCGCGCCGGCGCCGCGGCGGCCGCCGCCGTCGTGCCGGAGCCGGTCGTCGAGCCGGAGGCACTGGTGACGCTCGAGCCGGAGGGCGCAGGTGTGCACGAATCGTCGAATGTGTCGATTGATGCACGCGCCGAGCCGGAGCCGGCGGACCTCGAACCGCAGTCGCCGGCCGCGAGCGTGCAGGAATCGTCGAATGTGTCGATTGGTGCACACGCTGTGCCCGAGCCCGAGCCCGAGCCCGAGCCCGAGCCCGAGCCCGAGCCCGAGCCCGAGCCCGAGCCGGTCGTCCCTCCGGCCGACCTGACGCTGCCGCCGCCGGAGGACTCGGCCGGGCAGGCCCCGGTCGAGCGCGTGCCCGCCTCCCCGCCGCCGGACCGCACGATCATCGACTCCGTGCCGTGGCGGCGCACCGGCGGTGCACCGGCCGAGGCCGCCGACGTGGCCGCCGCCCCGCCCGTGCCGTCCCCGGTCGCCCCGCCGCCCGTCGCCGCGCCGCCGCCCCCGCCGGTCGAGCACACCGTGGCACCCGAGCCAGAGCCCGAGCCCGTCCCCGCTCCCGTGGCCACCCCCGTGCCCGACGCCGCCCCCGAGGTGACGACGGCGCGCGCCGCCCTGCCCCGGCACGACGACGACCTCGACCGCCCGGTCGTGCTCGCCGTCCTCTGCCCGGCCGGCCACCACTCGCCGCCCCACGCCGGCCGGTGCCGCACCTGCCAGCGCGAGATCCCCCCGCAGCAGCCGACGCCCATCCCGCGCCCGACCCTCGGCGTCCTGCGCATCTCCACCGGCGGCTCGGTCCCGCTCGACCGCGGCGTGCTGCTCGGTCGGGCCCCGCGGGTCAACGAGGAGCTCCCGGCCGCGCAGCGCCCCCACCTCGTCCGGGTCGGCAGCGTCGACCGCGACATCAGCCGCAACCACGCCGAGGTCGTCCTCGAGGGCTGGCACGTCCTCGTCCGCGACCTCGGGTCGACCAACGGCACGACCGTCGCCCTGCCCGGCGAGGAGCCGGTCCGCCTGCGCCCCACCGAGGACCAGGGCATCGAGCCGGGCGCCGTCATCACCCTCGCCGACGAGGTCTCGCTCACCTACGAGGTCGAGGGATGA
- a CDS encoding CCA tRNA nucleotidyltransferase has protein sequence MSDRQPPAALLREAVAHLAPSLPVLTDLGQRFAAAGHDLALVGGPVRDAFLGRTSNDLDLTTSARPDDTEAILAAWGSATWDMGRAFGTIGARRGDVVVEVTTYRADAYDGVTRKPVVAFGDTLEDDLVRRDFACNAMALRLPDLAFVDPHGGLEDLQARLLRTPTTPQVSFGDDPLRMMRAARFVSQLGFVPAPEVLTALREMAASIDIVSAERVRDELVKLLLGAHPRAGLELLVQSGIAAMVLPELPALQLEVDEHHRHKDVYEHSMTVLEQAIDLEGPADGPPESVPGPDLVLRLAALLHDIGKPATRRFEDGGGVSFHHHEVVGAKMSAKRMKALRFDKETTKAVARLVELHLRFHGYGDGAWTDSAVRRYVTDSGDLLPRLHRLTRADCTTRNLKKARRLSRAYDELEERIEVLTQEEELKAVRPELDGHAIAQALGIRPGPVLGRAYQFLLALRLDEGPLGPEVARERLLAWWAQQPESGAQG, from the coding sequence GTGTCCGACCGTCAGCCCCCGGCCGCGCTGCTCCGCGAGGCCGTCGCCCACCTCGCCCCCTCGCTGCCCGTGCTCACCGACCTCGGGCAGCGCTTCGCCGCGGCCGGGCACGACCTCGCCCTCGTCGGCGGGCCGGTCCGCGACGCCTTCCTCGGCCGGACCTCGAACGACCTCGACCTCACGACCTCGGCCCGCCCGGACGACACCGAGGCGATCCTCGCGGCCTGGGGCAGCGCGACCTGGGACATGGGGCGCGCCTTCGGGACGATCGGCGCCCGGCGCGGCGACGTGGTCGTCGAGGTGACGACCTACCGGGCCGACGCCTACGACGGCGTGACCCGCAAGCCGGTCGTGGCCTTCGGCGACACCCTCGAGGACGACCTCGTGCGCCGCGACTTCGCCTGCAACGCGATGGCCCTGCGGCTGCCCGACCTCGCCTTCGTCGACCCGCACGGCGGCCTCGAGGACCTGCAGGCCCGGCTGCTGCGGACTCCCACGACCCCGCAGGTCTCGTTCGGCGACGACCCGCTGCGGATGATGCGGGCCGCCCGGTTCGTCTCGCAGCTGGGGTTCGTCCCGGCGCCCGAGGTGCTGACCGCCCTGCGCGAGATGGCCGCCTCCATCGACATCGTCTCGGCCGAGCGGGTGCGCGACGAGCTCGTCAAGCTGCTCCTCGGCGCCCACCCCCGGGCCGGCCTGGAGCTGCTCGTCCAGAGCGGCATCGCGGCGATGGTCCTGCCCGAGCTGCCGGCGCTGCAGCTCGAGGTCGACGAGCACCACCGGCACAAGGACGTCTACGAGCACTCGATGACCGTCCTCGAGCAGGCCATCGACCTCGAGGGCCCGGCCGACGGGCCGCCCGAGTCGGTGCCCGGGCCCGACCTCGTCCTGCGCCTGGCCGCGCTCCTGCACGACATCGGCAAGCCCGCGACGCGGCGCTTCGAGGACGGGGGCGGCGTCTCGTTCCACCACCACGAGGTCGTCGGCGCGAAGATGAGCGCCAAGCGGATGAAGGCGCTGCGCTTCGACAAGGAGACGACCAAGGCCGTCGCCCGGCTCGTCGAGCTGCACCTGCGCTTCCACGGCTACGGCGACGGCGCCTGGACCGACTCGGCGGTGCGCCGCTACGTCACCGACTCCGGCGACCTCCTGCCCCGGCTGCACCGCCTCACCCGCGCCGACTGCACGACGCGCAACCTCAAGAAGGCGCGCCGGCTCTCCCGGGCGTACGACGAGCTCGAGGAACGCATCGAGGTGCTGACCCAGGAGGAGGAGCTCAAGGCCGTCCGGCCCGAGCTCGACGGGCACGCCATCGCGCAGGCGCTCGGCATCCGGCCGGGCCCGGTGCTCGGTCGCGCCTACCAGTTCCTCCTCGCGCTGCGCCTCGACGAGGGTCCGCTCGGGCCCGAGGTGGCGCGCGAGCGGCTGCTCGCGTGGTGGGCGCAGCAGCCGGAGTCCGGCGCGCAGGGCTGA
- a CDS encoding serine/threonine-protein kinase: protein MTPADAPDIPGLTFVRPLGSGGYADVYLYEQQSPRMNVAVKVLKRQGLTAGIRRQFVDEANTMAQLADHPYIVQVFRSEQTADGGAYLVMKYYPPPNLAQRARAERLTVEEVLRTGVQLASAVETAHRAGIIHRDIKPANVLVSQYGQPGLTDFGIAGRGGHAEDVDEDVGVSVPWSAPEVLYGMSNGDARSDVYSLAATLWHLLVGRSPFEQPGGDNSAYALMPRIRATPVPATGRADVPISLERLLSHAMAKSPDGRPQSAIELARGLQAVEREQRLAPTAVVVLDEQGNTTVAESPVARGGEDQDRTSIRAMSVPSAAAPAPERARVDDDEDEDAPATVSGGVVLGVLAVLVAVTVGVVVWALGRGDDEAPPTPTAAGTLTRTAAPSRAVDYPEQPAIDARGTSSGVTFSWNYVGAEKGDFYRIRLADTEGAVADAEILTVKDGARYTAKAASGETVCAQVQVSRSSGVTSPLSPVRCETAP, encoded by the coding sequence ATGACCCCAGCCGACGCCCCGGACATCCCGGGCCTGACCTTCGTGCGCCCGCTCGGCTCGGGCGGCTACGCCGACGTCTACCTCTACGAGCAGCAGTCGCCGCGGATGAACGTCGCGGTCAAGGTGCTCAAGCGCCAGGGCCTGACGGCGGGCATCCGGCGGCAGTTCGTCGACGAGGCGAACACGATGGCCCAGCTCGCCGACCACCCCTACATCGTCCAGGTCTTCCGGTCCGAGCAGACCGCCGACGGCGGCGCCTACCTCGTCATGAAGTACTACCCGCCGCCCAACCTCGCGCAGCGGGCCAGGGCGGAGCGGCTGACGGTGGAGGAGGTGCTGCGCACCGGCGTCCAGCTGGCCAGCGCCGTCGAGACCGCGCACCGCGCGGGCATCATCCACCGCGACATCAAGCCGGCCAACGTGCTGGTCAGCCAGTACGGGCAGCCGGGCCTCACCGACTTCGGCATCGCCGGTCGGGGCGGGCACGCCGAGGACGTCGACGAGGACGTGGGCGTCTCGGTGCCGTGGTCGGCGCCCGAGGTCCTCTACGGGATGTCGAACGGCGACGCCCGCAGCGACGTCTACTCGCTCGCCGCGACCCTCTGGCACCTGCTCGTGGGGCGCTCGCCGTTCGAGCAGCCGGGCGGCGACAACTCGGCCTACGCGCTGATGCCGCGCATCCGGGCGACGCCGGTGCCGGCGACGGGCCGCGCCGACGTCCCCATCTCGCTCGAGCGCCTGCTGTCGCACGCGATGGCCAAGAGCCCGGACGGCCGCCCGCAGAGCGCGATCGAGCTCGCCCGCGGGCTGCAGGCCGTCGAGCGCGAGCAGCGCCTCGCACCGACCGCGGTCGTCGTGCTCGACGAGCAGGGCAACACGACGGTCGCCGAGTCCCCGGTCGCCCGCGGCGGCGAGGACCAGGACCGCACGAGCATCCGCGCGATGTCCGTGCCGTCCGCCGCGGCGCCCGCGCCCGAGCGCGCCCGGGTCGATGACGACGAGGACGAGGACGCCCCGGCCACCGTCAGCGGCGGCGTCGTGCTCGGTGTGCTCGCGGTGCTCGTGGCGGTCACCGTCGGGGTCGTCGTGTGGGCGCTCGGCCGCGGCGACGACGAGGCCCCGCCGACCCCGACCGCCGCCGGGACGCTGACCCGCACCGCCGCCCCCAGCCGTGCGGTCGACTACCCGGAGCAGCCCGCCATCGACGCCCGCGGCACGAGCAGCGGAGTCACGTTCTCCTGGAACTACGTCGGCGCCGAGAAGGGCGACTTCTACCGGATCCGGTTGGCCGACACCGAGGGTGCCGTCGCCGACGCCGAGATCCTCACCGTCAAGGACGGCGCCCGCTACACCGCGAAGGCGGCCTCGGGGGAGACCGTGTGCGCCCAGGTCCAGGTGTCGCGCAGCTCGGGGGTCACCTCGCCGCTGTCGCCCGTGCGCTGCGAGACCGCGCCGTGA
- a CDS encoding NUDIX hydrolase, with translation MSHAAADPAGSPPRRLPAVEERSAGGVVVDVHEGRARIAVIARRNRAGRVEWCLPKGHIEGEETLPETAVREVEEETGIEGRVLIELGTIDYWFAAGDRRIHKYVHHYLLEATGGHLTIEKDPDHEAIDVAWLALEDAHRHLTFPNERRIARLAWQRLAGDAG, from the coding sequence ATGAGCCACGCAGCAGCAGACCCCGCCGGGTCACCGCCGCGCCGGCTCCCGGCGGTCGAGGAGCGCAGCGCCGGCGGCGTCGTCGTCGACGTCCACGAGGGCCGCGCCCGGATCGCCGTCATCGCGCGCCGCAACCGCGCCGGACGCGTCGAGTGGTGCCTGCCGAAGGGCCACATCGAGGGCGAGGAGACCCTGCCCGAGACCGCCGTGCGCGAGGTCGAGGAGGAGACCGGCATCGAGGGCCGCGTGCTCATCGAGCTCGGCACCATCGACTACTGGTTCGCGGCCGGCGACCGGCGCATCCACAAGTACGTGCACCACTACCTCCTCGAGGCGACCGGCGGGCACCTGACGATCGAGAAGGACCCCGACCACGAGGCCATCGACGTCGCGTGGCTCGCCCTCGAGGACGCCCACCGGCACCTGACCTTCCCCAACGAGCGGCGGATCGCCCGGCTCGCGTGGCAGCGCCTCGCCGGGGACGCCGGGTGA
- a CDS encoding protein phosphatase 2C domain-containing protein: MRAGRVLRGSSMLVRSGRATDVGRVREHNEDSVIAASRVFAVADGMGGHAAGEVASRIVVETLGELEEHPPTSPDDVSAALREANRRILETVNADPAKRGMGTTAAGVVVVDTGGREHWVVFNVGDSRVYRLADHRMHQVTRDHSEVRELVDAGLLDPSEVATHPLRNVITRSLGTDPGPRVDTWVLAPTPGERFVICSDGLSNELDDRDIMVLARQYADPQTAADELVGAAVRAGGRDNVSVVVVAVDAGEDDDDADTAPRAGLHRP; the protein is encoded by the coding sequence ATGAGGGCCGGGCGGGTCCTGCGGGGCAGCTCGATGCTCGTGCGCTCCGGCCGGGCCACCGACGTCGGCCGCGTCCGCGAGCACAACGAGGACAGCGTCATCGCCGCCAGCCGGGTCTTCGCCGTCGCCGACGGGATGGGCGGTCACGCCGCCGGCGAGGTCGCCTCCCGCATCGTCGTCGAGACGCTCGGCGAGCTCGAGGAGCACCCGCCGACCAGCCCCGACGACGTCTCCGCGGCCCTGCGCGAGGCGAACCGGCGCATCCTCGAGACGGTGAACGCCGACCCCGCCAAGCGCGGGATGGGCACGACGGCCGCCGGGGTCGTCGTCGTCGACACCGGCGGGCGCGAGCACTGGGTCGTCTTCAACGTCGGCGACTCCCGGGTCTACCGGCTCGCCGACCACCGGATGCACCAGGTGACGCGTGACCACTCCGAGGTCCGCGAGCTCGTCGACGCCGGGCTGCTCGACCCCTCCGAGGTCGCGACGCACCCGCTGCGCAACGTCATCACCCGCTCGCTCGGCACCGACCCGGGCCCGCGGGTCGACACCTGGGTGCTCGCGCCGACGCCCGGGGAGCGGTTCGTCATCTGCAGCGACGGGTTGAGCAACGAGCTCGACGACCGGGACATCATGGTGCTGGCGCGCCAGTACGCTGACCCCCAGACAGCAGCCGACGAGCTCGTCGGTGCCGCCGTGCGGGCCGGGGGACGCGACAACGTCTCCGTCGTGGTCGTGGCCGTCGACGCCGGAGAGGACGACGACGACGCGGACACCGCTCCGCGCGCCGGCCTGCACCGACCCTGA